One genomic segment of Methanomassiliicoccales archaeon includes these proteins:
- a CDS encoding ABC transporter permease — MAENDRIGLNDRIGKSIQGLKKAMRPRVREFRQSMFMFRRSPLAMVGLGIILAIILMAVFAPVLAPPYNERDPLTMPMTGFDPAPPGIPGHPLGLGKNGVDLYYGIVWGARTSVYTALFVVGVAAIIGVVLGAVAGYYGGRVDEVLMRITDVFLSIPGLILTMAVVAVLSHSSITYQESLNNIMLSLIITWWPSYARLIRGQVLSIKESTYVEAARAIGAKKNRILFRHVVPNSLSPMFVAATMDMGTVVLVAAALSFIGFGPPSGTAEWGKMVADGQSFFIGQPVLYNGEVIHPWWVATFPGIAIFLFVIGFNLLGDGLRDIMDPRLRR, encoded by the coding sequence ATGGCCGAGAACGATCGGATCGGGCTGAACGACAGGATAGGAAAATCGATCCAAGGACTGAAGAAAGCTATGAGGCCCCGGGTCAGGGAGTTCCGCCAGTCGATGTTCATGTTCAGGCGGAGCCCGCTGGCCATGGTAGGTCTCGGTATCATACTGGCCATAATACTGATGGCCGTCTTCGCCCCGGTGCTGGCTCCGCCCTACAATGAGAGGGATCCGCTCACCATGCCGATGACCGGCTTCGATCCGGCACCGCCAGGAATACCAGGGCATCCTTTGGGATTGGGAAAGAACGGGGTCGACCTCTATTACGGGATCGTATGGGGGGCCAGGACCTCTGTCTATACGGCCTTGTTCGTTGTGGGCGTAGCTGCGATCATCGGAGTGGTCCTCGGTGCCGTTGCCGGATATTACGGTGGCAGGGTCGACGAAGTGCTGATGAGGATAACCGACGTCTTCCTTTCCATACCCGGTCTGATCCTGACAATGGCCGTGGTGGCGGTGTTGAGCCATTCGAGTATCACGTATCAAGAAAGTCTGAACAATATCATGCTCTCATTGATCATCACTTGGTGGCCTTCCTACGCCCGGTTGATTCGTGGCCAGGTCCTCTCGATCAAGGAGAGCACTTACGTGGAGGCGGCGAGGGCGATCGGGGCCAAGAAGAACCGCATCCTGTTCCGGCATGTGGTGCCGAACTCGCTTTCTCCGATGTTCGTCGCTGCCACCATGGACATGGGAACGGTGGTCCTGGTGGCCGCCGCATTGAGCTTCATCGGTTTCGGTCCGCCCAGCGGCACCGCCGAATGGGGGAAGATGGTCGCCGATGGTCAAAGCTTCTTCATCGGTCAGCCAGTCCTATACAATGGAGAAGTGATCCACCCATGGTGGGTGGCGACATTCCCCGGTATTGCCATCTTCCTGTTCGTTATCGGATTCAATCTGCTGGGTGACGGGCTTCGGGACATCATGGATCCCAGGTTGAGGAGGTGA
- a CDS encoding ABC transporter substrate-binding protein, whose product MDRPLPEDKVSKRGSRKKLYAIIVVAVLVVAGILAALALSSGSAKAPTVAIGANTGSVALGGAVTYNANGSSSSDGSINNYTWYFGDGAVAYTTAPTVTHTYQLPGNYLAVLVAKTDKGASAGTWASPASVKVTLQQPATGGNTTAPSPLIAVSSDVIASGGKEITVDGNGSAAWDMSYSATGWNYTTDPPHRGVWSSGLSQDAIKTLTWTFSDRSPSKSGNVSVAGTFNKTFSGAGTVQYITLKVTSIHDIEQSAVKTIIVQAANSGTGSKVKNPDTFVMATAGDPESFDPAYDYETAGGEVIQNVYETLVWFNGSSPNDLVPMLAKEVPTYANGLISADGKNYTYNIRPNVMFHDGTIMDANDVKYSISRVLLSNNYYSAAWMLGNNLLPLYQQSHYATSPQDISNDGVVITQAMLDNTMTVSNNSMTITFHLVAPYPAFNKVMAFTVASVVSDSFVQAHGGSPTLGRNNYMDDHEAGTGAFKLGSWEKGQSVNLERFDNYWRTPAKLQFVHIVKFDIFATRLMMLQTGDADCIYVPRDSQLAVKGNPDYRIGSGNLTFNMDFLGLNEKINPSNTVPYGNVPTDFFKDVNIRRAFANVFNYTSYIDNVMKGTGFTPNGPIPKGMQEYDASIPVYSFDLNKAATFLKAAINPATGHSWADDGFDLKLYFNQGNDDREKACLNMKAGLEALTSQHLVNGAITVEVQGLDWSTAYLPAQRAGQLATFFLGWAPDYSDADDYVLPFLHSTLGTYPTTIGLANTTLDAMIIQAGSETNTTLRAELYHNISMSAYDNAYYIWTSQAYNFHVERSWVHGYYFNALFSQLYYYPMYKA is encoded by the coding sequence CAGTGACATATAATGCGAATGGAAGCAGCAGTAGCGACGGATCCATCAACAATTATACTTGGTATTTTGGTGATGGGGCGGTCGCGTACACAACAGCCCCAACTGTTACTCACACATATCAACTACCTGGTAACTACCTAGCTGTTCTCGTTGCTAAGACCGACAAAGGTGCATCTGCAGGGACCTGGGCATCACCGGCCTCGGTGAAAGTGACATTACAGCAGCCTGCGACTGGCGGCAACACAACCGCCCCCAGCCCATTGATCGCCGTGAGCAGCGACGTTATTGCCTCCGGAGGCAAGGAGATCACTGTTGACGGTAACGGATCGGCCGCATGGGACATGTCCTATTCGGCGACAGGCTGGAACTATACCACGGACCCTCCGCACAGGGGAGTGTGGTCTTCAGGCTTATCTCAGGATGCAATAAAGACACTCACCTGGACTTTCTCCGATAGGTCTCCCTCCAAGAGCGGCAACGTATCGGTAGCCGGTACGTTCAACAAGACCTTCTCTGGCGCTGGAACTGTCCAGTACATCACCCTTAAGGTGACCAGTATCCACGACATCGAGCAGAGCGCCGTGAAGACCATCATCGTACAGGCGGCAAACAGCGGCACTGGAAGCAAGGTCAAGAATCCGGACACGTTCGTAATGGCCACCGCCGGTGACCCGGAATCGTTCGATCCGGCCTATGACTATGAGACGGCAGGCGGAGAGGTGATCCAGAACGTCTATGAGACGCTGGTTTGGTTCAACGGATCCAGCCCCAATGATCTGGTCCCGATGCTCGCCAAGGAAGTGCCGACATACGCGAACGGCCTCATATCGGCGGACGGGAAGAACTATACCTACAATATCCGCCCGAACGTCATGTTCCACGACGGAACGATAATGGACGCGAACGATGTCAAGTACTCTATCTCTAGGGTGCTACTATCGAATAACTACTACAGCGCCGCGTGGATGTTGGGCAACAACCTTCTGCCGCTGTATCAGCAATCTCATTATGCCACGTCACCACAGGACATATCCAATGATGGTGTGGTAATAACCCAGGCAATGCTCGACAATACGATGACCGTGTCGAACAACTCGATGACGATCACGTTCCATCTGGTCGCCCCATACCCAGCATTCAACAAGGTCATGGCGTTCACGGTGGCGTCGGTCGTGTCTGATTCGTTCGTCCAAGCCCACGGCGGAAGCCCGACCCTCGGAAGGAACAACTACATGGACGACCACGAGGCCGGAACCGGAGCGTTCAAACTAGGTTCATGGGAAAAGGGACAGTCTGTCAACCTCGAAAGGTTCGACAACTACTGGCGGACCCCGGCAAAGCTGCAGTTCGTCCACATCGTGAAGTTCGACATATTCGCCACCAGGCTGATGATGCTCCAGACGGGAGACGCGGACTGCATATATGTCCCGAGGGACAGCCAGCTGGCAGTGAAAGGCAACCCGGATTACCGGATCGGAAGCGGCAACCTGACGTTCAACATGGACTTCCTCGGTCTGAACGAAAAGATCAATCCGAGCAACACGGTGCCATACGGGAATGTCCCGACCGACTTCTTCAAGGACGTCAATATAAGGCGCGCATTTGCCAACGTGTTCAATTATACGTCATACATTGACAACGTGATGAAGGGAACTGGATTCACGCCGAACGGACCGATCCCGAAGGGAATGCAGGAATATGACGCCTCGATCCCGGTCTATTCATTCGACCTGAACAAGGCGGCCACGTTCCTGAAGGCGGCCATCAATCCGGCGACCGGCCATTCATGGGCTGACGACGGATTCGATCTGAAGCTGTACTTCAACCAGGGCAATGACGACCGTGAAAAGGCATGCCTCAACATGAAGGCAGGTCTGGAAGCCTTGACCTCTCAGCACCTTGTCAACGGCGCAATAACCGTTGAGGTGCAGGGTCTGGACTGGTCGACTGCTTACCTGCCAGCGCAGAGAGCAGGACAGCTGGCCACGTTCTTCCTGGGATGGGCACCAGACTATTCGGACGCGGATGACTATGTCCTGCCGTTCCTGCACAGCACATTGGGAACATATCCGACCACCATCGGGCTGGCGAACACGACCCTCGACGCGATGATCATACAGGCCGGTTCGGAAACGAACACGACACTGAGGGCCGAGCTGTACCACAATATCTCGATGTCCGCCTACGATAACGCGTACTACATCTGGACTAGCCAGGCGTACAACTTCCACGTAGAACGGAGCTGGGTGCACGGATACTACTTCAACGCGTTGTTCTCACAACTGTACTATTATCCGATGTACAAGGCGTGA
- a CDS encoding oligopeptide/dipeptide ABC transporter ATP-binding protein, whose amino-acid sequence MDDDILIEARHLKKYFPIRGGLLNKQLASVKAVDDVNILLKRGETVGLVGESGCGKTTTGRCMLLLTKPTGGHVYYKMPANDRTRLLELEEATSGMPTGEGRKRKKNLSAEQVELEAINAKYALDKKDPETLRRIRKEMQIVFQDPYSSLDPRMLVKDLVAEPLVVHGVAKGDEATEIAKQLMEAVGLNPDHLFRYPHEFSGGQRQRIGVARALALNPDLVVLDEPTSALDVSVQAQILNMLNDLQTKFNLTFLFISHDLSSIRYMCDRVNVMYLGKVVESASKDALFNHPLHPYTEALLSVIPVPDPEVVRNKIVLSGDVPSPANPPSGCRFHTRCRYREGICEEMEPQLIDKGGGHFVACHFR is encoded by the coding sequence ATGGACGACGATATCCTGATAGAGGCCAGGCATCTCAAGAAGTATTTCCCGATCCGCGGCGGTCTGCTGAACAAGCAGTTAGCCAGCGTGAAGGCGGTCGATGATGTGAACATCCTGCTGAAGAGGGGTGAGACAGTAGGACTGGTCGGCGAGAGCGGGTGCGGAAAGACCACAACCGGAAGGTGCATGCTCCTGTTGACCAAGCCGACCGGCGGCCACGTCTATTACAAGATGCCGGCCAATGACAGGACGCGCCTCCTCGAGCTGGAAGAGGCCACTTCCGGAATGCCCACCGGTGAAGGGCGGAAGAGGAAGAAGAACCTGTCCGCCGAACAGGTCGAGCTCGAAGCGATAAATGCGAAGTACGCCCTGGACAAGAAGGATCCCGAGACCCTGAGAAGGATAAGAAAGGAGATGCAGATCGTCTTCCAGGACCCATACTCATCATTGGACCCCAGGATGCTGGTGAAGGACCTGGTGGCGGAACCTCTGGTCGTACACGGCGTCGCCAAGGGGGATGAGGCCACGGAAATCGCGAAACAGCTGATGGAGGCAGTTGGCCTGAACCCCGACCACCTGTTCCGGTATCCGCACGAGTTCAGCGGAGGCCAGAGGCAGAGGATCGGCGTCGCCCGGGCCTTGGCCCTGAACCCCGACCTGGTGGTCCTGGACGAGCCGACATCGGCCCTGGACGTTTCCGTCCAGGCTCAGATCCTGAACATGCTGAACGATCTCCAGACAAAGTTCAACCTGACCTTCCTGTTCATCTCACACGATCTGAGCTCGATACGTTATATGTGCGACCGGGTGAACGTCATGTACCTGGGCAAGGTGGTGGAGTCGGCGAGCAAGGATGCGCTGTTCAACCATCCGCTGCATCCGTACACGGAGGCACTGCTCTCGGTCATACCGGTGCCGGACCCGGAGGTCGTAAGGAACAAGATAGTCCTTTCGGGCGATGTCCCAAGCCCGGCGAACCCTCCATCGGGATGCAGGTTCCATACCCGTTGCCGGTACCGGGAGGGGATATGCGAAGAGATGGAGCCGCAGCTGATCGATAAGGGCGGCGGGCACTTCGTGGCCTGCCACTTCCGTTGA
- a CDS encoding ABC transporter ATP-binding protein: protein MPNDEMLLQIEDLRVHFHTRSGVVQALDGITFGIKKGETFGLVGETGCGKSVTANTVLRLIPSPPGKIESGKIFFLRPSATPERKEAMEQEVKDYVSGHPGLPEDDPHLARLKQDIIETERRIELNSKIRGLRESGKTDSDPELGVLVKELQELDSRYDILQRSIGFMQKIRGKNISMIFQEPMSALNPVFTAGEQIYEIILQHEKISLNEIAIEKLNEEIAHIKSFKRAKKVRTEKGEYECSNCRAIVTDESVRCPQCDSSFVSRPFRHLTRMKMGFQVKTFKRYIKDPNDLSVRIISRTPILRRIQKPIKAEAVDRAERMLRLVRIPDPDHVINSFPFELSGGMQQRVMIAMALACKPQLLIADEPTTALDVTIQAQILRLMKELQEETGTSILLITHNLGVVSETCDRVGVMYAGTMAEIAGKMDLFKEPLHPYTQGLLNSIPKVNADIKRLETIEGSVPNLITPPAGCRFNPRCPYAMEKCRSVKPYLQEVRAGHFVACHLYGGGD from the coding sequence ATGCCGAACGACGAGATGCTGTTGCAGATAGAGGACCTACGAGTCCATTTCCATACCAGGTCCGGTGTCGTCCAGGCCTTGGACGGGATCACATTCGGGATAAAGAAGGGGGAGACCTTCGGGTTGGTGGGCGAGACCGGCTGCGGCAAGAGCGTCACCGCCAACACCGTTCTCCGACTGATCCCGTCGCCTCCAGGAAAGATAGAGAGCGGGAAGATATTCTTCCTTCGGCCATCGGCCACTCCGGAAAGGAAGGAGGCCATGGAACAAGAAGTGAAAGATTATGTTTCCGGACATCCGGGCCTTCCTGAGGACGACCCGCACCTCGCCAGGTTGAAGCAGGACATCATCGAGACCGAGAGAAGGATCGAACTGAACTCGAAGATCAGGGGACTGCGGGAATCCGGCAAGACCGATTCCGATCCGGAACTGGGCGTGTTGGTCAAGGAGCTCCAGGAACTGGACTCGCGTTACGATATCCTTCAAAGAAGCATCGGCTTCATGCAGAAGATCCGGGGCAAGAACATTTCCATGATCTTCCAGGAGCCGATGAGCGCCCTCAACCCGGTGTTCACGGCCGGCGAGCAGATCTATGAGATCATCCTGCAGCACGAGAAGATAAGCCTAAACGAAATAGCGATCGAGAAACTGAACGAGGAGATCGCCCATATCAAGTCGTTCAAGAGGGCCAAAAAGGTCAGGACGGAGAAGGGCGAATACGAATGCTCCAATTGCAGGGCCATCGTGACCGATGAGAGCGTCCGTTGCCCTCAATGCGATTCCAGCTTCGTCAGCAGACCATTCCGGCACCTGACCAGGATGAAGATGGGATTCCAGGTCAAGACGTTCAAGAGATACATCAAGGATCCCAACGACCTGTCCGTCCGGATCATTTCCCGGACGCCGATCCTAAGGAGGATCCAGAAACCGATAAAGGCGGAGGCGGTGGACCGGGCGGAGAGGATGCTGAGGCTGGTCCGCATCCCGGACCCTGACCACGTGATAAATTCATTCCCGTTCGAACTGTCCGGGGGAATGCAGCAGAGGGTGATGATCGCAATGGCATTGGCGTGCAAGCCACAACTGCTGATCGCCGATGAGCCGACGACCGCTCTGGACGTTACGATCCAGGCCCAGATCCTGAGGCTGATGAAAGAGCTCCAGGAGGAGACGGGCACTTCCATCCTTCTGATAACCCACAACCTAGGTGTGGTATCGGAGACCTGCGATCGGGTCGGGGTGATGTATGCCGGTACGATGGCAGAGATCGCCGGTAAAATGGACCTTTTCAAGGAACCCCTCCATCCTTACACCCAAGGGCTGCTGAATTCCATCCCCAAGGTAAATGCGGACATCAAACGCCTGGAGACCATCGAGGGCAGCGTCCCGAACCTGATCACACCCCCGGCTGGCTGCCGTTTCAATCCCCGTTGCCCGTACGCCATGGAGAAATGCCGCAGCGTGAAGCCTTACCTGCAAGAGGTTAGGGCAGGCCACTTCGTGGCGTGCCATCTATATGGAGGCGGGGATTGA
- a CDS encoding DUF6015 family protein, which translates to MNEVCLALGNTLGKKGMSESDITKLAEYLMSFFGFTDQTIDNRLTSEDRDVFYMLEEEGFLTTWQEEVHLKKGKLWRIHYWVLKTDQIQRMAMKEDPALRNKDDAAATYDDVPDDCWNRSK; encoded by the coding sequence ATGAATGAAGTGTGCCTAGCTCTGGGCAACACTCTGGGCAAAAAGGGCATGTCTGAGAGCGACATAACCAAGCTGGCAGAGTACCTGATGAGCTTTTTCGGATTCACCGATCAGACCATCGATAACCGCCTGACCTCCGAGGACCGGGACGTCTTCTACATGCTGGAGGAGGAAGGTTTCCTCACCACCTGGCAGGAGGAGGTCCACCTGAAGAAGGGGAAGCTCTGGCGTATCCATTACTGGGTCCTGAAGACCGATCAGATCCAGCGGATGGCGATGAAGGAGGACCCGGCTCTGCGAAACAAGGATGACGCCGCTGCCACCTACGACGATGTTCCGGATGATTGCTGGAACAGAAGCAAGTGA
- a CDS encoding site-2 protease family protein: MIEYVIVLLVVIVYFAAIYLLNKRGILAKYHFTQGMIFLMWRTEGGKKVIEKLSKFRRFWLVYAAAAKWICLAVAIFMMSLLIWEATLVSKIPASSAPGPEMILGIPGLNPIIPIWYGIIGLIVAVVFHEFAHGILTRVGKMDIKSLGIVFLVIPLGAFVEPDEEAITKSDRRRRTSIYAVGPGTNIILAVICAILFSSVMLSSVEPVRDGPVVVTVGDNSIASMNSLQFGAQVVSVNGSPVTDIYSWQNATAPSAGSSVSLSYYFKSSQYNSSMFSGVQVTSVTKGYPADAAGIQSGMLISSLNDMPIRNENDLWVALHNTHGGQTVNVTMMSYHADTRAYENVSSINTVTLLSRAEYLRSSGAVVPSGFVDYGFMGINSAYLGAGVANVQVLSQRLASPYANMQSPGDFITDTLRYISLPFVGLAPVQSPVTELFHPTGLVAPFGADAFWITANILYWVFWINLMVGMTNVLPAVPLDGGFLFKDGLDAFVQKVRKNATEEQRARYVSRITIALALFVLFLIVYQFIGPRLNG; the protein is encoded by the coding sequence ATGATAGAATACGTCATCGTACTGCTGGTAGTGATCGTCTATTTCGCGGCCATCTACCTTCTGAACAAGAGGGGCATACTGGCAAAGTACCACTTCACCCAGGGCATGATCTTCCTGATGTGGCGCACCGAAGGCGGAAAGAAGGTCATCGAGAAGCTCTCCAAGTTTAGGAGATTCTGGCTCGTCTACGCCGCGGCCGCCAAGTGGATCTGCCTGGCGGTGGCCATCTTCATGATGTCGCTTCTGATCTGGGAGGCGACACTGGTCTCCAAGATACCGGCGTCCTCGGCACCTGGGCCGGAGATGATCCTGGGAATACCCGGGCTCAACCCGATCATACCAATCTGGTATGGCATCATAGGGCTGATCGTGGCCGTGGTGTTCCATGAGTTCGCCCATGGCATACTGACCCGCGTCGGCAAGATGGATATCAAATCCCTCGGCATCGTGTTCCTGGTCATCCCGCTGGGGGCGTTCGTGGAACCGGACGAGGAGGCCATCACCAAGTCTGACCGCAGGCGCCGCACCAGCATCTACGCGGTCGGTCCCGGGACCAACATCATCCTGGCGGTCATATGTGCCATACTGTTCTCGTCGGTCATGCTGAGCTCGGTCGAACCGGTCCGGGACGGGCCGGTGGTGGTGACCGTCGGTGACAACAGCATCGCCTCCATGAACAGCCTTCAGTTCGGTGCCCAGGTGGTATCGGTGAACGGCTCGCCTGTGACCGACATCTATTCCTGGCAGAACGCCACCGCTCCCAGCGCCGGTTCCTCGGTCAGTCTGTCCTATTATTTCAAGTCCAGTCAGTACAATTCCTCGATGTTCTCGGGCGTCCAGGTCACCAGCGTGACCAAGGGATATCCGGCCGATGCTGCCGGCATCCAGTCCGGTATGCTGATCTCCTCGCTGAACGACATGCCCATCCGTAACGAGAACGATCTGTGGGTCGCCTTGCATAACACTCACGGGGGACAGACGGTCAACGTCACCATGATGTCGTACCATGCTGACACCCGCGCTTACGAGAACGTGAGCAGCATCAACACCGTCACCCTGCTGAGCCGGGCCGAGTACCTGCGTTCGTCCGGCGCGGTTGTGCCGTCCGGCTTCGTGGACTATGGATTCATGGGCATCAACAGCGCCTACCTCGGCGCTGGCGTGGCCAATGTCCAGGTCCTTTCACAACGCCTTGCCTCGCCCTATGCGAACATGCAGAGCCCGGGGGACTTCATCACCGACACGCTGCGTTACATATCGCTCCCGTTCGTCGGACTAGCGCCAGTGCAGTCACCGGTCACCGAGCTGTTCCACCCGACCGGACTGGTCGCCCCGTTCGGCGCCGACGCCTTCTGGATCACCGCGAACATCCTCTACTGGGTGTTCTGGATCAACCTGATGGTGGGTATGACGAACGTGCTGCCGGCGGTCCCGCTGGACGGAGGTTTCCTGTTCAAGGACGGTTTGGACGCCTTTGTGCAGAAGGTCCGGAAGAACGCGACGGAGGAGCAGCGGGCCAGGTACGTGTCCCGGATAACCATCGCCCTGGCCCTGTTCGTGCTGTTCCTGATCGTCTACCAGTTCATCGGACCAAGGCTGAACGGTTGA
- a CDS encoding ABC transporter permease, whose amino-acid sequence MRMRTFVARRLLLLIPVLIGVTILVFTLTRFGDPTAAYQTNRMTPADVEKLRDSFHLHDDIVTQYFYWLEPLLKGDWGYSKSAGAPVSSAIVNYFPATFELTMVSMALAVVIGIALGTVSAVRKDKPVDHISRIVALSGVSLPIFWLGLILQFIFYLNLGWLPVGGRYDAVAYSTSSLSSHSGFLFYDTLASGQFDFFLNVCIHAILPALTLAFGTIAILSRIMRSSMLEVLGQDYIKTARSKGLPEKVVIKKHARRNALVPTTTVTGLAFGGLLGGAVLTETIYGWPGMGQWSTKAIASNETSSILAFTIIIAFIYVLSNLVVDILYAYLDPRVRLE is encoded by the coding sequence ATGAGGATGAGAACATTTGTTGCGAGAAGATTGCTTCTTTTGATTCCCGTTCTGATCGGCGTCACGATTCTAGTCTTTACCCTGACACGTTTCGGTGACCCTACTGCGGCATACCAAACGAACAGGATGACCCCAGCGGATGTCGAGAAGCTCCGGGATTCATTCCATCTGCATGACGACATAGTCACGCAATATTTCTATTGGCTGGAACCGCTGTTGAAGGGGGATTGGGGCTATTCAAAATCAGCCGGAGCTCCCGTCAGTAGTGCTATTGTCAATTATTTCCCTGCAACATTCGAGCTGACCATGGTCAGCATGGCCTTGGCGGTGGTGATAGGCATCGCCTTGGGGACCGTATCGGCGGTGAGGAAGGACAAGCCGGTGGACCACATCTCTCGTATCGTGGCATTATCGGGGGTGTCGCTGCCAATATTCTGGCTCGGCCTTATACTGCAATTCATATTCTATCTGAATTTAGGGTGGCTGCCTGTTGGCGGCAGATACGATGCTGTCGCTTACTCCACGTCTTCCCTTTCCTCTCACTCTGGATTTCTCTTCTACGACACACTGGCCAGCGGACAGTTCGATTTCTTCTTGAACGTCTGTATCCATGCGATCCTGCCGGCGTTGACGCTGGCCTTTGGGACGATCGCCATCCTGTCTAGGATCATGAGATCGAGCATGCTCGAAGTGCTGGGGCAGGATTACATAAAGACCGCTCGTTCGAAAGGATTACCGGAAAAGGTGGTGATCAAGAAACATGCGAGAAGGAACGCCCTCGTGCCCACCACCACCGTCACCGGACTTGCGTTTGGTGGTTTGCTCGGAGGCGCCGTGCTTACCGAGACCATCTACGGTTGGCCTGGTATGGGACAGTGGTCGACCAAGGCGATCGCTTCGAACGAAACTTCTTCGATATTGGCATTCACGATCATAATCGCCTTCATCTACGTTCTCTCAAATCTGGTCGTCGACATACTTTACGCATATCTTGACCCGCGGGTCAGGCTGGAGTGA